The Sulfurimonas hongkongensis genomic interval ATTTCATCAAAATCAAAATCTACTTCTTCATTCATTGTCAGTCCTTGATAGTATTTTATCAAACTGACACGAAATTTCTAACACTCCCAGTAAAAGAGTTAGCTAAACCCAACTAAAATCTTCATCTTCCTCAGGCCTTCCCTCAAGAGTTAGATATGGCTTGTATGAGGCTTTGTATGAGAGCGAGCCACAATCTTTAACATAGTAACCTAGATATATCCAATCTTTTTTTTGTCTCTTTGCAAACTCTATCTCGTAAAGTAGCGAGAGTTTTCCTAAAGAGTAACTACTGTAATCTGGGTCGTAGTAAAAGTAGATAGATGAGATGCCATCTTTTAGCACATCTATAAGGTCAACTCCGATAAGTCTGTTTTCATCATAATACAAAACTTCATAGCCAAACCCATTGTGCCCATTTACAAAAGAGCTGTAGTAATTTTGGGGATCTACATAGGAGTGTTCCCAACCCTTTTTATCTCTCATGTAGAGATGATACTTGTCAAAGAGTTGAAGATGTTTTTTTGTCATACTTGGAGCTTGTATATAACTTTTTATATGTTTAGCCTTTTTCATAACTCTTTTATGAGATTTTGAAAACTCAAAATTTTTCACATCTATCTTTATACTTTTACACTCATCACAATCTTTACAAATAGGTCTAAAATACATCTTACCAAATCTTCTGTAACCCCTCTGTATAAGTGAAGAACACTGTCTTTCATCACAATTTTCTATGACTTTGTAGTGAGTAGTTTGGTCTTTGTTCTCAAGATATGAGCAACTATCGTTTAGATAAAATTCTTTAAGTAAATTCATATCGTGATTTTGACATAATTTGCATTATGAATGCTTGAGTAGAGGAATGATTTTGGAATTTTTAAAAAAATATAAGATAGTCTTTTTTAGAGTTGCTGGCATTTTGATGCTTCTTATTGGTTTCGTTGTGCATTTTTGGCTTACTCCAAAAGAGGCTTATACCCAAAATGAGTTAGCTGCACTAAATGTAGCTAGGATGGAGGCACAGGTCTCAGGAGGCTCAGGCTCTAGTAGAAGTAAAAAAGCACAGCCAGATACATCAAAATATATAGAGGAGCTCAAAAATGCTCAAGCTAAGCAGATGAAGTATTTAACTATCATAGCTATGATTTTTGGGGTTGGTTTTTTAGGATATAGTTTTATAAAAAAGAAAGAGGATTAAGGATTTAGGGAGAGTCTTTTTTGCAACCGCGAACTTGTTCGGGTTCCGTGGTGCAAAACTACGCTTTGTTCATGGAGATTAAGACATCCTCTAGCATCTTGTCTAGGTCACCATCTAAGATAGCAGAGACATTAGAGTACGCTTCGTTGCTTCTTGAATCTTTAATCTGCTGATATGGTTGCATCACATAAGAGCGAATCTGGTGTCCCCAACCAATCTCACTCTTACTCACTCCATCAGCTTCGGCTTTTTGAGCGTCAAGTTCTAGTTCATATAGACGAGACTTTAGCATCTTCATAGCAGTCGCTTTATTTTTATGCTGGCTTCTATCGTTTTGACATTGAACCACTACACCTGTTTTAATGTGCGTGATACGGATGGCTGACTCAGTTTTGTTAACATGTTGTCCTCCTGCACCACTTGCTCGATATGTATCGATGCGGATATCTTTGTCTTCTACTACGATGTTTATATCATCATCAATCTCAGGTGAAACCATAACCGAGGTAAAAGAGGTGTGTCTTTTTGCATTTGAATCAAATGGTGAGATGCGAACTAGTCTATGGATGCCATTTTCTACTTTTAAGTAGCCATAAGCATTTTCGCCTTTTATAATGATAGAAGCATCCTTGATGCCAGCTTCATCTCCAGCTTGATAGTCAAGAACTTCAACCGCAAAACCTTTTCTCTCTGCCCAGCGTTTATACATGCGAAGTAACATCTCTGTCCAGTCTTGAGACTCTGTTCCACCAGCTCCAGGATGGATGGATAAAATCGCATTGTTAGCATCTGTTTCGCCACTAAGCATTACTTCTACCTCCATATTGAGTATAAGTTCTTCAAGTCTCTCGCTATCACTAAAGCAAGCCTCTATAGTCTCTTCATCTGCCTCATCTTTTGCCATCTCATAGAGATCTTTAGCATCTTGAAGTGCTTCGCTTGCTTTTTCGTACTTCTGTAGTTTTCTTTGAATTTGAGTTTTTTCTTTTTGAATCTTTGCAGCATAGCTAGCATCATTCCAAAAGTCTTGAGAAGCTTCTTCTTGCTCAATGGCATCTAATCTCGCACTGAGTTTAGCAGGCTCCACAACACCTTCAATGTTTTTCATCTTTAAGCTTAAGTTTTTTAACAGTTCTGTGTATTCATAATTATCCATAAAATAGTCCAATAGTGTATAATTGCGATTATATAAAAAAGAGGCTTAAAATGAAGATCATCACAACAGTAAAAGAGCTAAAAGAGTATGTCAAAAACATAGATAAAAGCATAGGTTTTGTGCCAACCATGGGAGCCTTGCATCAAGGACATACAAAACTTATAAAGCAAGCAAGGGAAGAAAATGAGATAGTTGTGGTCTCAATATTTCTTAATCCTACTCAGTTTTTAAAGGGTGAAGATTTAGATAAGTATCCTAAAAAAGATGAAGCAGATAAGAAAATATGTCAATTAAGTGGTGTTGATGTTATGTTTTTTCCATCTGTAGATGAGATTTACACAGATGATGAAGTTAGCATCCTAGCACCTTGTGTTCGTGGTTTTGTTTTAGAGGGTTTTAGCCGTCCAGGGCATTTCAATGGTGTTTTAACTGTAGTTATGAAGCTTTTAAATATAGTAAATCCAACAAGAGCTTACTTTGGTAAAAAAGATGCACAGCAACTATATCTCATAAAACTTATGGCTAGGCAGTTTTTTATGAGTGTGCAGATCGTAGCGGTAGATACACAAAGAGAGAGTGATGGACTAGCACTTAGTAGTAGAAACGTTTATCTCTCAAAAGAGGAGCGACAAGAGGCTCTTAAAATTCCACAATCGCTTCATCTTTGTGCTAAGTTGGTCTCTAAAAATATAAGAGATAGGGATGAGATAGTGCAAAAGATGAAAGAGATTCTAAATCCTCTAGAACTCTCTTATGTAGAGATTTTAAATCGTAACTTTGAAGTGATAAAAGAGGTTGAACTAGGCAATAGTGTAGTCTTAGTTGAAGCCAAGGTAGGCTCGACTAGGCTTTTGGATAACATTTGGCTTTAATTGTCTACTTAGATGGAACTTTTTTTGCTTAAAGAGAGTCAAATATCTCAAAAAGGTAGGTTTATGGACATTGTTTTACGTAACAATCTTATTCTTATCACGACAAGTTTTGAGACACTAAACAGAGAGTGGATGAAAAACTTTTTAAATCATCACTCAAGAGGTATGCTTTTTTTATCAAAGTCTGTTTTGGTATTTAGAAACGAGACGCTAACAGAGGTAAGAGATGAGTTTTTAAGAGAGCTCTCACAATATCATGCATCTACGCATGAGTATGACCACAAGTTTTTTTTACGCTCAATGTTAAAGTTTGGAACTCAACCTATAAAAATAGAGCTAAAGAAACTTGATAAGACCCAAAAAATAAAAGTAAATCTATATGCTTATGATAAAAACACAGTTTTAATAACACTAGAGAGTCCAAATTCATGGGTACTTAGCTATTTCCGTTCACAGCTTGAAGTCTACGTAGAGAGAGGTACAGATATCTCTTTAGTAGTAGATGTGAGTGACCATAGGGCAAAAGCAAGGTTGGAGAGAACACTCAACAAAAAAGATGTGCTTCACTATCATTTAGAGTATAGTTATGACAATCATTTTTTGAGTAAACTCTATAGTGACTTTGCAAATTATACTTTTGGAGATCTTTGTAGAGAGGAAGAACAGAGCCATCTAACACAACTCTATAGACTCTTAGAGTGTCCTGTTGGCGCTAGTGCTGATGATATTAAAAGAAACTATAAAAAGTTAGCAAGAGCCTATCATCCGGATAAGATACTCCATGAGAATCCTACCATGATAGAGCACTACACACAAAAGTTCCAACTTCTACAAGAGGCATATACAACACTTAAAGAAGTTAGCTAAGATTTTTTAAAAAAGAGAGTCTATTAGTTCATCACTTGAGGTGTTTTTTAGAAGCACTTCAAAGTCATCGCTACTGTAGAGAGCTAAGTCTTTTCCTTGCATTTGCTTTAACTCCTTTGAGAAGCCTCTTTTTGAAAAAAGTATGATCTGAGATGGTTCTATACCGAGTATTTCACACTTCTGTGTGAGTTTTTGCCACTCTTTTTTTGTGACCACATGGTTAGTCCATTTACACTCAGCTACATAAATCTTGTCATTATCAGCGATGGTTAAGATATCTATCTCTATCTTTGCATCCCAGTAACTCCCAGAGCTAACAATCTGAGCATCACGCAAATTATAGTTTAGCAAAACCTCTGATAACTCTTCAAAAACTAAGCTTGTGTAGCTATTTTGTCTCAGCTTAAAATTTTTAAATAGTCTGCTATACTTTTTGTTTCTTATATCTCTTATATTTGGATAGATAAAGTAAAACCAAAACCTTATAAAGGGGTGTGTGAAGAGCACTTTGTGCGAAATTCTCTGCCTCGCTAACTCTCTTTTTAGTTTGTTTTTCGGATTTGGGCTTTTGTTGCACTCTTCTCTTGAGTACTCGATTTGAACTAAGCCTCGCTCTTGAAGGTAGTTAAGGGCTACCCCACCATTACTGTTGTTAAGCCCAGCTCTATTAAATGCAGAAAAAATCCTTCTATCGCCAACGGCTAGCGCATGCAGAAGTCTTTTGTTGATGGGATTGCCAAGAGTTAAATCTTCTATCTTTGCATTTAGATAGGTAAAGTTTTCTAAGATGAGATCTTCTATGAGAAACGAGATAGGTTGTGTGGTATCAACCTCAAATCCAAGTCCGCCAAAGATAGCAAAGTACTCTATGTGAGTCTCCATATCATTGGGATAGTTTCTTATGTAAAATGAGCGAAATTGATCTAAAAGACTTGTATTTTTCATATTTTATTATCTTTATATTGAATTGTTTCTAGCTTTTGCATTTGCTCTGTCTGTAGAAAAAAAAGCTATAAAATTTGCAAGAGTCCCAACTACTAACCCATCGATTCCAAGCGGAGAATCTAAGAGATTACTCCATAAAAGTGTGGTGATGATGCCAGCTGATGCACCTGATATAAAGCGTTTTTTACTAAGTTTTAAACCAAGCAAGGCGGCTGCAAGTGGGACTAAGGTAGTAGGTGCCCAAAAGTTATATGAGTAGATAAGGATATCTAAAATACTATCAATAGAGAGTGCAAAAATCACAGCTATAGTGCCAACAGCTAGAGTAGTCATACGAGCAAGTTTAAGCTCCGCATCTTGGTTAAGTGGAGTCTTTAGTATGGGCTTTATGATGTCGTTATTAAAAGCGATGGCAGCTGCGTTTAAAAATGAATCCGCAGAGGACATGATGATGGAGATGATAGCTGAGATAACTACAGCTTGAAGTACTGGAGAGAGTGCTTCTTGGATAACATAAGGCATGGCAAGGTTTGCATCTAGTGATGGGTTTAGTGCTAATGCTACAAGCCCGATTAACCCAGTGGTTGCAAAAAATGGGATGGAAAATAGTCCACTAAGCATTGTTCCTCTTCTTACATTACGATTTCTTTTACCAATAAGAAGCCTTTGAACATAGGGAGGAACTAGAGTCTCACCTAGTAAAAAGGTAAGAAAAAGAGAGATAAGGGCAATTAGTGCCATAGGTTCAAGTGAGATAGTAAAGTGGCTCTCTGGGACACGCTCAACAACTTCACTCCAGCCACCTAGATGCTCTATGCCAAAGTAAAGTGTAAGAGGAATACCAACAGATAAAACTATAAACTGAACAATATCAGTCCAAACAACCGCTCTCATTCCTCCTATGGTTGAGTAGATGATAACGATGCTAATACCTAAGATGATGCCAGTTGAACGGTCAAGCCCTAGAAAAAGATTAAAAATATATCCCATAGCACCAATCTGAGCACCGAGAATTCCAGCACTTAAAATCACACCAAAAACACCTGCAAAGATTCTAGACTCTTTCCCATAAGCTGGCTCCATTATATCGCCTATAGATATGGCATCTGGATAGTGTCTTATGTTTGGAGCGATGTACTTTGCTACTAAGATCTCTTTTAGGCTAAATCCCCAAAGTGCTACAATATTTGAGATGCCAACTAAAAAAACCTTCTCAGCATTTCCCATAGAGAAGCCTCCTCCAATAAAAGAGGCACTAAGGGTTGCAAAGATAGCCATAGTTCCAAAGGACTTTGAAGCTACAGCGTAGTCTTTGATATCTTTGATACCACGACCTGCCCAGATTCCGATAAGTAGTACTACGATGAGGTATGAAAATATTATAATGCTTTGGGTAGTAAACATCCCTTTTTGGCTCCATTTGCAAAAGTGGCTGTAGTATACTATATTATCTTAATTAAATTCAATTTTTTTGAGGACAAAAAGGAGGACATAGCCTCCCTTTTAGAGGAGAGCTAGATTAGAACTTATAAACTAGAGTACTACTAACTTGAGTCAAGTCAGTAGCAGCCCAACCAATGTCTTTTTCATCTTCATTTATTACTGTGAGAATAGCACTTAGATTTAGGTTTTTAGTGATGTCATAGCCTGCCCATAAACAAAATTCGCTCATTTTATAATCGCCTGAACCATTAGGTAGTTTATAAGTACTATGACCATAAATAGCACTAAGGCTAAGCCCCATTATATTTTTAGAGAGAGTTATATATGGAGTACGAGTATCTATTGCTATATAGTTGTAGAGTTTATCTCCCTCTTCAAAAGGCGTGACATTTTCGCCACCCTTATAAGCAGAACCCCAACCACCATCTTTTCCTGTTTGGATATATCCAAGTCCAAGATTGTAGCCATCAAGCTCAACATAGACTTTTGTATCTATAAGCGAGCCATCTTCGTTTTGTGCAAGTCTTTCATCTGTTTGCATATAGTGAAAAAATCCACCATATTTAAAATCATTTGACTCAAGAGCGAGGGTAGCTTTCGCGCCATAAACAGAGTAGTTATCAGGAGCTACTAGAGTGTAGCCTTTGACTTTTAGTGAATCTAAAATATCGTAAGTTAAACCAACTTTATAGATTCCACCTCCTTCAGAGTTTATAGTTCCACTAAAACCATCCATATCAGGTCCATAAAACAACTCTCTTGCCCACATTCTATAGTGACTTTGTGACCAGATAAGCTCAACTTCAAGCTTTTCTATTGGGTTTGCATAGAGAGTTATTGCATCGTGGTGCTCATCTAGCCACTCAGTCTCAAGCTCTTGACGACCAGCTTTAAAGTGGATTTTTTCTGTGTCATAACCGATGTAAGCATTTGTTGTAACTGCAATCTCTCCACCATCAATATTCCAAAATCTTGAACTTGCATCACCTTTTCCTGCCGTAGGTCCATAAGCACCTATAGAGTTTTTATGATCTTCCCAGATAACTTTATAAGCTCTCATACCAAAGGCAAGATTGAAATTATGAAAAGAGTCAGTTTTATAGATAAGTTCCGCTGAACCAACTGAGTAAGCGCTATCTCTATAGTAAACGTCTAAGTCTTTCTTAGAATCCCTCATCTCATAAGTTATAGTAGCATCACCACTTAACTTTCCGTTTTTAATCGCTTCATCAAACTCTGCTGCGCCAACTGAACTAGCCGCCATAAACATACATGCCACTAAACTTAAACTTTTTTTTCTCATTATTTCTACCTTAGAGGATTTTTTATATAAAACATATATTTAAGAAGTAGAGAAAGCTCTACTTCTTTTTTAGATTAAGGTTGTTTAAACATAGAGAGTTCAGGAGCTGCTTTAGTATATTTTTCAATATTAACTAGAGCTGTATTTGAACTATTTCCATTTGCTAACTTAGATGTTGGGATATCTTTTGTTAGAACATTAACATTACCATTTAAGCAAAGTGAGCCTATCTTTCCTCTCTCCATTGGGTCATACCAAGCACCCTCATCAATTTTCACGACACTCTCTCTAACTTCATCAGATACAATAGCACCAACTAAGATTTGTCCTCTATCGTTAAAGACTCTCACAATATCGCCACTTTTGATGCCCTTAGCTTTTGCATCTTTTGTATTGATCCAAACCGGTTCTCTGTTTGCTACTGCGTACTTTTCTCTTAAACTAGTATTGTTTAGTTGGGAGTGTAGTCTATGAGTTGAGTGTGGAGTAATAAGTGCAAACTCCGCAGTTTTTTTCTTCATACCCAACCACTCAGCTGGTTCTAACCAACTAGGATGCGCCTTACAATCATCATAGTTCATATCTTCAATTGTTTTAGAGTAGATCTCAATTCTTCCAGATGGAGTACCAAGTGGATCTAAGATAGGATCTTCTATATAGTCTGCATATCTTACGAATTGTGTATTTTCATAAGGAGTCCCAAAAGTTATAGGCTCATTTTTACTCCAAAATTCTCTAAATTTTGGTATTTTCATATCCATTTTTACAGCTTGATCATAAGCCTTAGTATAGAACTCTTCTATCCACTCCATCTCAGTTTTGTTTTGTGTGTACTCTTTATGTACTCCAAACTCTTTTGCTAAATCACTAAAGATTTGATAATCATCTTTAGACTCAAACTGCTTTTTAACTGCTTGCTTCATTGGAACGATATTTAGGTTTGAGTAGTCTCCAGTTCCCGTAATATCATTTCTCTCATAACTCGTAGTTGTAGGCATTACAATATCTGCCATTCTAGCTGTTGGAGTCCAAAATGCTTCATTGACAACAACTGTTCTAGGTTTTCTCCAAGCTTTAATTAGAGTATTTGTATCTTGATGGTGAACCAATGGATTTCCACCAGCCCAGTAGATAAAATCAATCTCTGGATATGTTATCTCTTTGCCATTAAACTGGATTTTTTTACCAGGATTTAAAAGAGCATCTGCAACTCTTGCAACAGGGAAAGAAAATTTAGCTGCATTTTGTAGCCACTCTGCACCTTCTGCGTTCTCATTTGCTGTAACATTTGCAGTTATCCCACCAACTATAGCACTCTTAGCAGTTGGAACACCGCCGTTTGAGTAGTGATAAGAGAGTCCGAAACCACCACCTGGTTTACCGATTTGTCCAAGCATTGAAGCTAGAGTTATTAGCATCCAGTGAGTTTGCTCTCCGTGATGAGCTCTTTGCATACCCCATCCAGACATAAACATAGTTGTGTTTTCAAAAAACAGCACTGCTAACTCTTTGATTGTTTTTTCATCAATTCCACATATTTTTGAAGCCCAAGCTGCACTCTTTACAACTTTGTCTTTTTTTCCATAGATATAATCTTTAAACTCATCAAAGCCTTCAGTGTACTCTTCTAAAAACTCTTTATCATATTTCTTAGCTTCAATTAGAGAGTGAGCCATACCTATCATTAGAGCGACATCAGTATTTGGAACAGGAGCTACCCACTGTGCATTTAAGTATTCGCAAGTCTCCGTCTTAAAAGGGTCGATGCAGATGATTTTTTTACCTGAATTTTTTAATTCTTCAAGATATTTAAGCCCATAATCATCAGATGCAGTCCATGCAATTTTTAGAGTAGCCGCAGGATTTGCTCCCCAGATAACTACAGCTTTTGAGTGCTCTAACACAATTGGCCAAGATGTTTGTTGTTCGTAAACTTCAAGAGTTCCTAAAACGTGAGGCATTATTACTTGTGAAGCACCTGTTGAGTAGTCTCCAACTGTTCCTGTAAAACCACCAGTTGCAGTCATAAATCTATGAAGTAGGATTCTACAGTTGTGCATATTTCCACTACTCTTCCAGCCATAACTACCAGCAAAAACACTCTCAGCGCCTTTGTCTTTTCTAGTCTTTTTAAGCTGCGATGCTATTAGTTTTATAGCATCATTATAAGAGACTCTAACCCACTCATCGCTACCTC includes:
- a CDS encoding Opr family porin yields the protein MRKKSLSLVACMFMAASSVGAAEFDEAIKNGKLSGDATITYEMRDSKKDLDVYYRDSAYSVGSAELIYKTDSFHNFNLAFGMRAYKVIWEDHKNSIGAYGPTAGKGDASSRFWNIDGGEIAVTTNAYIGYDTEKIHFKAGRQELETEWLDEHHDAITLYANPIEKLEVELIWSQSHYRMWARELFYGPDMDGFSGTINSEGGGIYKVGLTYDILDSLKVKGYTLVAPDNYSVYGAKATLALESNDFKYGGFFHYMQTDERLAQNEDGSLIDTKVYVELDGYNLGLGYIQTGKDGGWGSAYKGGENVTPFEEGDKLYNYIAIDTRTPYITLSKNIMGLSLSAIYGHSTYKLPNGSGDYKMSEFCLWAGYDITKNLNLSAILTVINEDEKDIGWAATDLTQVSSTLVYKF
- a CDS encoding J domain-containing protein, with the translated sequence MDIVLRNNLILITTSFETLNREWMKNFLNHHSRGMLFLSKSVLVFRNETLTEVRDEFLRELSQYHASTHEYDHKFFLRSMLKFGTQPIKIELKKLDKTQKIKVNLYAYDKNTVLITLESPNSWVLSYFRSQLEVYVERGTDISLVVDVSDHRAKARLERTLNKKDVLHYHLEYSYDNHFLSKLYSDFANYTFGDLCREEEQSHLTQLYRLLECPVGASADDIKRNYKKLARAYHPDKILHENPTMIEHYTQKFQLLQEAYTTLKEVS
- a CDS encoding arginyltransferase, giving the protein MNLLKEFYLNDSCSYLENKDQTTHYKVIENCDERQCSSLIQRGYRRFGKMYFRPICKDCDECKSIKIDVKNFEFSKSHKRVMKKAKHIKSYIQAPSMTKKHLQLFDKYHLYMRDKKGWEHSYVDPQNYYSSFVNGHNGFGYEVLYYDENRLIGVDLIDVLKDGISSIYFYYDPDYSSYSLGKLSLLYEIEFAKRQKKDWIYLGYYVKDCGSLSYKASYKPYLTLEGRPEEDEDFSWV
- a CDS encoding DUF234 domain-containing protein, which produces MKNTSLLDQFRSFYIRNYPNDMETHIEYFAIFGGLGFEVDTTQPISFLIEDLILENFTYLNAKIEDLTLGNPINKRLLHALAVGDRRIFSAFNRAGLNNSNGGVALNYLQERGLVQIEYSREECNKSPNPKNKLKRELARQRISHKVLFTHPFIRFWFYFIYPNIRDIRNKKYSRLFKNFKLRQNSYTSLVFEELSEVLLNYNLRDAQIVSSGSYWDAKIEIDILTIADNDKIYVAECKWTNHVVTKKEWQKLTQKCEILGIEPSQIILFSKRGFSKELKQMQGKDLALYSSDDFEVLLKNTSSDELIDSLF
- a CDS encoding molybdopterin guanine dinucleotide-containing S/N-oxide reductase; translated protein: MQNTNLKRRNVLKFAALFAAVPFIDVLTSRGHLLAGTIVKFSTKLVQNGEVLTAAHWGMLKLTIKDGVLTKSEPYQKVSGLENSLQHHTQDLVYAKDRVKYPMVRKSYLKDPNNPKPELRGSDEWVRVSYNDAIKLIASQLKKTRKDKGAESVFAGSYGWKSSGNMHNCRILLHRFMTATGGFTGTVGDYSTGASQVIMPHVLGTLEVYEQQTSWPIVLEHSKAVVIWGANPAATLKIAWTASDDYGLKYLEELKNSGKKIICIDPFKTETCEYLNAQWVAPVPNTDVALMIGMAHSLIEAKKYDKEFLEEYTEGFDEFKDYIYGKKDKVVKSAAWASKICGIDEKTIKELAVLFFENTTMFMSGWGMQRAHHGEQTHWMLITLASMLGQIGKPGGGFGLSYHYSNGGVPTAKSAIVGGITANVTANENAEGAEWLQNAAKFSFPVARVADALLNPGKKIQFNGKEITYPEIDFIYWAGGNPLVHHQDTNTLIKAWRKPRTVVVNEAFWTPTARMADIVMPTTTSYERNDITGTGDYSNLNIVPMKQAVKKQFESKDDYQIFSDLAKEFGVHKEYTQNKTEMEWIEEFYTKAYDQAVKMDMKIPKFREFWSKNEPITFGTPYENTQFVRYADYIEDPILDPLGTPSGRIEIYSKTIEDMNYDDCKAHPSWLEPAEWLGMKKKTAEFALITPHSTHRLHSQLNNTSLREKYAVANREPVWINTKDAKAKGIKSGDIVRVFNDRGQILVGAIVSDEVRESVVKIDEGAWYDPMERGKIGSLCLNGNVNVLTKDIPTSKLANGNSSNTALVNIEKYTKAAPELSMFKQP
- the panC gene encoding pantoate--beta-alanine ligase, giving the protein MKIITTVKELKEYVKNIDKSIGFVPTMGALHQGHTKLIKQAREENEIVVVSIFLNPTQFLKGEDLDKYPKKDEADKKICQLSGVDVMFFPSVDEIYTDDEVSILAPCVRGFVLEGFSRPGHFNGVLTVVMKLLNIVNPTRAYFGKKDAQQLYLIKLMARQFFMSVQIVAVDTQRESDGLALSSRNVYLSKEERQEALKIPQSLHLCAKLVSKNIRDRDEIVQKMKEILNPLELSYVEILNRNFEVIKEVELGNSVVLVEAKVGSTRLLDNIWL
- the prfB gene encoding peptide chain release factor 2, producing the protein MDNYEYTELLKNLSLKMKNIEGVVEPAKLSARLDAIEQEEASQDFWNDASYAAKIQKEKTQIQRKLQKYEKASEALQDAKDLYEMAKDEADEETIEACFSDSERLEELILNMEVEVMLSGETDANNAILSIHPGAGGTESQDWTEMLLRMYKRWAERKGFAVEVLDYQAGDEAGIKDASIIIKGENAYGYLKVENGIHRLVRISPFDSNAKRHTSFTSVMVSPEIDDDINIVVEDKDIRIDTYRASGAGGQHVNKTESAIRITHIKTGVVVQCQNDRSQHKNKATAMKMLKSRLYELELDAQKAEADGVSKSEIGWGHQIRSYVMQPYQQIKDSRSNEAYSNVSAILDGDLDKMLEDVLISMNKA
- a CDS encoding sodium:solute symporter family protein, with the translated sequence MFTTQSIIIFSYLIVVLLIGIWAGRGIKDIKDYAVASKSFGTMAIFATLSASFIGGGFSMGNAEKVFLVGISNIVALWGFSLKEILVAKYIAPNIRHYPDAISIGDIMEPAYGKESRIFAGVFGVILSAGILGAQIGAMGYIFNLFLGLDRSTGIILGISIVIIYSTIGGMRAVVWTDIVQFIVLSVGIPLTLYFGIEHLGGWSEVVERVPESHFTISLEPMALIALISLFLTFLLGETLVPPYVQRLLIGKRNRNVRRGTMLSGLFSIPFFATTGLIGLVALALNPSLDANLAMPYVIQEALSPVLQAVVISAIISIIMSSADSFLNAAAIAFNNDIIKPILKTPLNQDAELKLARMTTLAVGTIAVIFALSIDSILDILIYSYNFWAPTTLVPLAAALLGLKLSKKRFISGASAGIITTLLWSNLLDSPLGIDGLVVGTLANFIAFFSTDRANAKARNNSI